Below is a genomic region from Desulfobacter sp..
GAGCAGCATTTGTATGTCCCTGGACAATAAATCCACGGTAACCGGTTTCATGACAAACCGCTGGATCCCTGCCTTGACAACCGCCTCATTGTTGATAGAGGCCGCATATCCGGAACAGAGAATCACCAGCAGATCAGGCCAGATGTCCATCATTTCCCGGGCCAGTTCAATGCCTGTCATTTCAGGCATGGTCTGGTCGGTTACCACAAGGTCGATATCCTGGTAACAGGTTTTAAAATATTCAAGGGCCTGGGTACTCGAGGTAAAAACATCCACCTGATACCCTAAAATTTCAAACCCCTCCTTGCACATGGCGGCAATATCATGGTCATCATCCACCACCAGAAGGTGTTCGCCTCTGCCAACCATGCCCCCCCCCTTTGATCTTGGAGAGCTCTGCTTTTTCTTTTTCCGCTTTAACCGCAGGAATAAAAACAGAAAAACAGCTGCCCTGCCCCGGCTGGGTTTTAACCTGGATCTCCCCCTGGCAGGACTGAATAATGCTATAGGCCGTTGCCAGGCCAAGGCCGGTGCCTTTGCCGTCCTCTTTGGTTGTAAAATAAGGATCAAATATTCGTTCCACAACATCCTCGGTCATGCCGCACCCCGTATCGCAGACCTCAAGAATCAGATAGGTGCCTGCCCCCGTGGACAGATTCGGGTAGGCCAGCATATCCGCCGGGGTCAACTCAGCCTGGCGAAGTTCGACAATCAGTTCCCCCCCGGTGTCTTCCATGGCATGGTAGGCATTGGTGCACAGGTTCATCACCACCTGGTGAATCTGGGTGGGATCGGCCAGGACAGCATCACAATTTCTATCAATTTTATCAATAATACGGATGGTTGACGGAATGGAGCCTCGCAGGAGTTTAATGACCTCTCTGATCACCGGGTGCAGTTTTATTCTGCGTTTTTCCTCTTCTATGCCCCGGTTAAAGGTCAGCACCTGGCCCCGGTTAAAGGTCAGCACCTGGCTGACCAGGTCGGCAGCCCTGAGGGCAGCCTTTTGAATTTTTTCACTCCGTTCAAATACCGGGCTCCCGGTTTCAGCCGTGCGCATAATCATATCGGCATACCCCAAAACCGGGCTTAAAATATTGTTCAGGTCATGGGCAATCCCCCCTGCCAATGTCCCGATCGCTTCCATCTTCTGGGCCTTGCGCAATTGTTTTTCCAGGCTCAGCCACCGCTGTTCTGCCTGTTTTTTCTCGGTGATATCCAAAAGGGAGGCCACCAGCCGGCCGGTGCCTGGAATCAGGCCAAGGCTGACATAAACAAATTTTATCCCGTCCGTGGCTGACATAATTTTTAACTCATATTGTAAAATAGTATCCGTCCATGGCTTTTTCCTTTTTTGAGTTTCAAGAAGATTGGCCATGATATCCACATCCTGTTCAGAAACAAAATCCTGCCATTTCTTTTGACCCTCAATATCTTTCCGGTCCATTCCAACAATCTGGGCAAACTTCGAGTTGACCATGGATACGGTATTGTCCGGTTCAATAATAATGGCCGCTCCGGTATGCTCAAACACAGCCTTATAACGCTGCTCGCTTTTTTCAAGCGCCACGGTCCGCTCCTGGACCAGTTCCTCCAGCCGCTCCTGGTATTCCCTGTTTTCTTTTTTAAGGCGGCTCTCCTTAAGACATTTTTCAATGGCATGCTTTAATACATCCATATCTTGAATGGGTTTGAAAATATAGTCCCAGGCCCCGAGCCGAAGCGCCTCAACAACCGAGGTCATATTTCCTGTGCCCGAGGCCACCACCAGGGGGGTCTCCGGTGACCGGGCTTTTAAAATTTCAAGCGCTTGAAGCCCGTCCATCTCAGGCATCCTCAAATCCAAAAGCACAAGATCCGGCAGTTCCCTGTCAAAAACCTCAATCCCTTTTTGGCCATTTTCTGCCTCAAAAACAATATACCCGTAATCCTCCAGATAGGTTCGGATACTTTGACGTATATAAAACTCATCATCAATGGTCAAAATCTTAAACAGATTGTCCTGTTCCAAAACACCAGCCTTTAAATTTTCTTATGGGTTTTCTATGAATTTATTTCCCGGTTGTATCTCTTGGTGTATATCAAACATTATTTCTTTAGTAAAAAGAATGTCAAGCAATTATAGCTTAAACAGGAAAAAATGTATTCATAAATGATCTTTTCCCTGATTTAATCTTTTACAATCTTAAAAGTTCCATTGGCCCCTGTTAAGAAGAAACAGATGCCATGGCCTGAAATCAGGCAGACCCTCTTGACTTTGCTTGACAGCGCCATATCACCAGGCGTATGGTTTGTCCGGCAATCAAATATCAATTGTAATCGGTTGAGGATACACAATGAAAGGACCATATAAATTATTTTGCGAATATGTTCATTGCTGTGGAAAAAAGACCCTGGAACTGGGGGTCGCCCAGACAGAATCCATTGCCAAACAATGGATCAAGGAACAAACCCAGAACAGGAAACGTCCCAAGCTGCCTCTGGACGATTTAATCCGGACCTGCCCTGTGAACCATTGTCCGGCAAAACGTCAATTTCCAAGATATGATTATTGTCCCATGGACAGATAACCTTGGTCTTCCCGGGTCCTGGAATGGCAAACCAGGACCCGGGAGAACAAGGATGTTACATGTCCGGCAATGAAAGCCGAATCGTCTGCCGGGCCGCAAGGCCGCGACAACCCAAGGCAGTCAGTCAGGAGATAAAGGCGGCATAAATGCCCTAAACTGCCTTGCAGCCAACCTGCCCTTTGTCACGACAGCCTGAATCATCATGAAAAAAAAGCCGGTCAAGCCTTTTTCCTCTGCGGCCGAATCCAGAATTTTAAAATAAAAAATCCCCAAACCGCAAAACTTACGATCCAGGGATGTCCCTTTTTTATCCTTAAGATCAAACTGGTCACCGTCGTGCCGCGCACGGTTTCCATATGCATTATCCGGCAGGTCTTCTGACTCTCGGATCATCCACCTGCTGCGCCTTCCCATTATAATAACAGTGGCCTATCTCCAGCAGATGTCCCCGATCACAGCGGCGGGCCCGTTTCCGATTCTCACGAAATTCCCTATTAAGCCGTCAGGCACCAGATAAATATGTTCCTCCTTGCTACAAATCCACGCAACAAAAGTCAAGACTAATTTTATTTCCTGATGATTTGCCCGGGATCATGGTAAAAAAAACGTCACCCAATGCGTGACATCCATCAGCGTTCACCCGGGGGGAGCGTTGAAAGCATGTCACGAAAGCTTTGGGCCAAAAAATGATAATACCGGATTCCAAATGCCAAGGTGTTCTTTTTCCACGGCTCCATATCATAGTGGGAAAACCGCTCTTGAATCGCCTCAAGGGCCTGTACCTGATCCTTTAATTCCTGGGTATGCACCTTGAGCTGTGCCTTTATTTTACTGTCTTCAAGATGATCAAAAAAGAAAACCTTGAGCAGGGCCTCGTCCCGGATACGCTCTATTTTTGGGGTGATTTCCAGCCAGTCCAGAAAGGCTTTTTCCCCTTCATCCGTCAAGGCATATACCTTGTTGAGTTTTCCATTTTTAACCTTCTGGCTCAGCCGGACCCTGCCCTGGGCTTCCAATTTTTTAAATTTGGGATAAATGCTGCTGAACCCGATATTGAAAAAATAGTGAGTACTGTTTTCCATATATTTTTTAATCTCATAACCAGTTTTCTCTCCATCCATGAGAAATCCGAGCAGCATCATCTCAATCATTTTATCCCCAAGGCTTTAAATTTCTTAAACTCTTTTTTAAACAAAAAGCGATAAAACACCTTAGCGTCAAACAGGAACATATCCTCCTGTCCCATTGAACAGGAGGATCAAACATTGGCCCCCCATCCAAAGGCGGCCAGACTATTACATTTTAAGGGGAACCAAAGAGGTTCCCCTTTTTTGAGCCGTAATGGACATAAGCTCCTGGCCGCTTGCCGGAGGCGGCGTATGGCGGTTTTTGGGCTTTTCCTCCAGCCCGATTGCGTCCACAGGACAGGTGGTGACGCAAAGGCCGCATCCAATACACCGTGCCGTATCCACCCTTGCGGTTTCTTCAAATTCAATGGCATTCATCTGGCACCGGTCCAGGCAAATTTCGCATCCGGAGCAGGCTTCCGGGTCAACCGCTGCCCAGTAGCGGTTATAAACCAAATCTCCGGGATTGGGTTGACGGTTGAGCGCACGAAGTACACCGCAACAGTCTCCACAGCAGTTGCACATGCCTCCGGGGTTCACCATATTGGCCGGCTGATTCACCAGCCCGGCGGCTTCGCATTTTTCCAGAATGGCAAATGCCTCTTGTTTACCGATATAACGGCCCATTTTATTTTCCACATAGTAATCCGCGTGGGAACCGAACATCATGCAGACCTCTTTAGGCTTGTCACACCCCTTATCAAGAAGTCCCTGCTGAGTCCGGCAGATGCAGTTGGCCACGGCAATTTTATCTTTCCCGCTGATAATGGCCTTGGCATCCTCGTAGGCCGCCACCTGATTGACCACGTTCACGGACTTGCCTACGGGAATGGTTCTCAGGGGCACCACATTGTCTGCCATGCCCTCCAAAAAGACCTCTTCCATGTACCTGTCAGTCAGCTCGGCAAATTCTTTGTCCATGCGCCCCAGCTGAAACTCATAGGATCCGATAACAAAAGGAATCGCAGAATACCGTTTATTCCCGTCCTTGACATGGCGGAAAAGCAGTCCCCGCTTTGCCATGGCCTCTAATTTTTCAGCACTCTCTTCCAAAGGGCGATGGGTTCTTTGGGCAAAGGCTTCGGGCGCTTCTAAAAGCATGGAAAGATCCAGGTATATTTCAGCATCCTCTATAGTGAACAATTTTTCCAGAATCTTTAATTCCACCCCGGACTTGCTGGCTGGAAATCCCGTTGAATACTGGTCCATTTGCTCCCGAAGCCGATGATAAATTTGCGCTGCCATCTTTTTCTCCTTGCACATGAAATTTTGATAAAAAAATCGTTTGCCAGCAACTGACAATCGAATTTTGCCAATCCCAAACATATATCAATGTGATATATATCTATGTATACTTTGTGTCAACCGTTTTACCCCCTTGATTTTCCCACGGCCAGATCATGCCTATAAAAAATATATCGTTAAGGTCACAGCACCGGTCTGTGGCAATTTTGGTATATTCATAAGCCTTTTTACGGATCACCATAGGAAAGGGATGATAATCTAATAAAGGTACTAAGACAGATCGCTAACCCGCGAGAAGATTGACCATGATGGACAGGGCAAAAAGATTATTCACGTCCCATGATCCGGGCTATTGTTCCATCTGTTTTCATTTCCCGGATCACCTTATTTATTCTTGGAATCACCGCTCGCGCGGGTGATTGTTTTGAAAATGCGAAATAAAACTTGTCTTGGCAAAAATCGTTGGGAACCACTTTAAATTTTGTTTTATCGATTGTTCCTGAAATAAGAAGCGGCGCTATTAAAATTTCTGATTCGACAAAGCAGTCAAAACGGCCCACAGCTAATTTTTTAAAGTTCAGTTCAATCGTTGCAGCATAATCTGTTTTAATCTCATACCTGTCAATTGCATTTTCAAAATCTTCACAATGTCGATAACCGCTAACCAAGCCAATGGTATAGGGTTTCAGATCTGAAAAAAAAGAAAAAACCGCTGGCGCCTGTTTGTCCGCTGAAAAATAGACCGCGAGTCCTGTGGTAATGACAGACTCGATATATTCCAAAAATTCAGCGCGTTCTTTTCTGAAGTATATGAATGGTACACCGTCGCCTTTACCATTTTTCATATTGGAAATCACCCGCTTCCACGGATACTCCTCTATGGAATACTCAAGGTTGATGCGATTGAATATCTCTCGGGTGATTTTATCCATGACTTGATTTCGGACACTGGTATGGAGAATGATTTTTTGAATGTCCCAGGCAAAAGCTGCATCCTTGAGCCCCATGAACAGCATGGAAACAGCGGCAATTATCATAAGTGATCGGCTGAATACCTTTTTTTTGAATCATTAATTTTGTTAAAGAATACGGCTGGTTTTAACATAGTCACCCAATGCTTTGTGAAGGTGTTCATTCATCTGCAAAAATGTTCGATGCCTCAAGATTTTAAAAGCTGCGCATAAAAAACACTGATGCCTCATCCCATGATCATCACCCCCATTGGAAAATAGGGGTGATGATACAACCTGAATTTTAAAAAAATAAGGTGTTTCAGCCCAATTTTCTAAAGGATTAAATCTGTCAGGGGATTTTGCTCATACGACCCGCACTCATTGTTTTTTGATTATTTTCGGGTGTAGCCCAGGCTTTTTTAACGCTCTTTTATAAAACACATAGAATTCTGTATATGTTTTCTTTTTCACAGCAACCACTTTGGCCTCTTTGACCGGATGCTTGTAGGCCCCGATACCCCCGAGAAAATTTTTAATATCATTCGGGTCAGTGGCCTTTTTCCATCCCCATCCACCGGTTGCTTTTCCTGTATTGGTTGAACAGTAAAAAACAAGAAATTCTAAATAACCACCGTGATTGACCGCCGTAATCTCGGCCTCTGTTATCGTTTGGTGATACGGTGCTTTACTGTTTAAAAAATTCATTACATCGTCAGGATCAGTCGTTTTTTTCCACCCCCAAGCATACCCCTGAGTCGTTGAAAGACAAATAGCAAGCAATAGGGCAAATGAGATTCTATTCATTTTAACTCCATTTTTTAAAAATTATACTATTTTATCCAAGGTGATGCTGAACGCTATGATTGGAGGATATCCTTACCCTGCTCAAAAAAGCAAGTATAAAAAGAATAGGTTACCCATCCGGGCAATGATAAAAAAACACAAAATTAAAAAGCTCATCCAGGGTTTTCCTGATGAATTAATGGCCTGACAGAGGAGTGGAAAATGATGTATTGGACTGAATGGATTGTTGGAAAAGCTATGGACTTAAAGAACAGCCTGGCTTATGTTGCCATTGTGGAAATAAGAATAACTCATGAATCTGGTTGGACGTGATCTCAAAGGAGATTTCTTCAATGAAGCCAATTACAAAAGGGAGAGGTGAAAATAATTTTTCATTATATTTTCCGTTTTCAGTTCT
It encodes:
- a CDS encoding response regulator; this translates as MEQDNLFKILTIDDEFYIRQSIRTYLEDYGYIVFEAENGQKGIEVFDRELPDLVLLDLRMPEMDGLQALEILKARSPETPLVVASGTGNMTSVVEALRLGAWDYIFKPIQDMDVLKHAIEKCLKESRLKKENREYQERLEELVQERTVALEKSEQRYKAVFEHTGAAIIIEPDNTVSMVNSKFAQIVGMDRKDIEGQKKWQDFVSEQDVDIMANLLETQKRKKPWTDTILQYELKIMSATDGIKFVYVSLGLIPGTGRLVASLLDITEKKQAEQRWLSLEKQLRKAQKMEAIGTLAGGIAHDLNNILSPVLGYADMIMRTAETGSPVFERSEKIQKAALRAADLVSQVLTFNRGQVLTFNRGIEEEKRRIKLHPVIREVIKLLRGSIPSTIRIIDKIDRNCDAVLADPTQIHQVVMNLCTNAYHAMEDTGGELIVELRQAELTPADMLAYPNLSTGAGTYLILEVCDTGCGMTEDVVERIFDPYFTTKEDGKGTGLGLATAYSIIQSCQGEIQVKTQPGQGSCFSVFIPAVKAEKEKAELSKIKGGGHGWQRRTPSGGG
- a CDS encoding transporter substrate-binding domain-containing protein encodes the protein MLFMGLKDAAFAWDIQKIILHTSVRNQVMDKITREIFNRINLEYSIEEYPWKRVISNMKNGKGDGVPFIYFRKERAEFLEYIESVITTGLAVYFSADKQAPAVFSFFSDLKPYTIGLVSGYRHCEDFENAIDRYEIKTDYAATIELNFKKLAVGRFDCFVESEILIAPLLISGTIDKTKFKVVPNDFCQDKFYFAFSKQSPARAVIPRINKVIREMKTDGTIARIMGRE
- a CDS encoding response regulator; this translates as MVGRGEHLLVVDDDHDIAAMCKEGFEILGYQVDVFTSSTQALEYFKTCYQDIDLVVTDQTMPEMTGIELAREMMDIWPDLLVILCSGYAASINNEAVVKAGIQRFVMKPVTVDLLSRDIQMLLNPQAV
- a CDS encoding 4Fe-4S dicluster domain-containing protein; translated protein: MAAQIYHRLREQMDQYSTGFPASKSGVELKILEKLFTIEDAEIYLDLSMLLEAPEAFAQRTHRPLEESAEKLEAMAKRGLLFRHVKDGNKRYSAIPFVIGSYEFQLGRMDKEFAELTDRYMEEVFLEGMADNVVPLRTIPVGKSVNVVNQVAAYEDAKAIISGKDKIAVANCICRTQQGLLDKGCDKPKEVCMMFGSHADYYVENKMGRYIGKQEAFAILEKCEAAGLVNQPANMVNPGGMCNCCGDCCGVLRALNRQPNPGDLVYNRYWAAVDPEACSGCEICLDRCQMNAIEFEETARVDTARCIGCGLCVTTCPVDAIGLEEKPKNRHTPPPASGQELMSITAQKRGTSLVPLKM
- a CDS encoding PadR family transcriptional regulator, producing MIEMMLLGFLMDGEKTGYEIKKYMENSTHYFFNIGFSSIYPKFKKLEAQGRVRLSQKVKNGKLNKVYALTDEGEKAFLDWLEITPKIERIRDEALLKVFFFDHLEDSKIKAQLKVHTQELKDQVQALEAIQERFSHYDMEPWKKNTLAFGIRYYHFLAQSFRDMLSTLPPGER